cttagaagctggaagacttctagccttcgacttgtgcactgccaaatcaaaactaacccgggtctaattttcacgaacacagtgtcttaactttttaaaagcctgcatccaaaagagaacctctcttcaacgaaacggtcatacatttttccctcctatgaccaagttgcctccgttccaaacgagttgactttgaCTCCATAACGAACGAGGGACGTCcaatttcaccggtcactgtagaaccttccaaaatataaagactgccagttcttttaccttttaacaaaacaagagctccacgagatactttaatgtcgctcgactcgatgttgaatctgcatcctttcaattctaaaatactcaaggagatgagattcttttgtaaatcaggtacataccttaCATTTGAAAGTGTcataatcgtcccatcgtgtatcctaattttaacagtaccaataccgattatcttactagatgaatcgtttcccatgtgcacaactccaccttcaactgaactgtatgtggagaaccattctctattgggacacatgtggaaagaacatcctgaatctaggatccactcagactTAAGCTTGGAGTtgtcgctcgttgacactaacaagaaatcatcaccaccttcatcgaccaaattagcaccaactacatattcctcgttactctcagcaactcttttatttcgcagtttaaaacaatttgctttgacgtgacctaactttttacaatagcgacaccttttgtctcgtttctttgatgctaccaaaacggaagcctATCTGCTTTGCTATTCAAACCAAACttattgtcgagtttgtctctactcaacaaatgacccttcacatcttcgaacgagagtttgtctctgccataaatcaaggtctccctgaaagacttgtatgaagagggtaaagagcacaataatagcatagcttgatcttcatcatcaatatgaacctcaacgttctttaaatcatttaaaagagtaatgaattgactgatgtgatctttaagaagctcaccttcgttcatgcgaaacgtaaatagatgttgtttcaacactaaacgattagccagagacttagtcgcataaagagtttctaaccttttccacaaggcgaatgaggtcttctccatcaatacctcccgCACATCAGATTCATGAGGCACAACGGATTGCGATaaagccttttcatcaagctcttcccattctgtttgatttagattctcaggctttttccctgtaacaacctttttcaagccgttttaaactagaattgccatcatccgaacttgccacaaattgaaatttgtctcaccatcgaacttctcaatttcaaaccttgttgctgccatctctgaacggtctgatctatgaaaattgaactagttctaataccacttgttaggatcgtcccgattaagcaacaaacaagtaaaaatagcagaagaaattgagaagatgaaacacaaatttaacgtggaaaaacccctccaaagagaataaaaaaccacgggaaaagttaattttactataatggcaaaagaatgaagagtacaaaagatggagataaaactaaaccccaaaaacccgaaaaacaaagaaccctcaaaacgtaaacacaaaattctctgaatgtgttatgagttctaatctaatgggtattatttctaagattgtaaaagagtctatttataggctaaattagtaagtcaaataaactatactaataaatgctaaatatattatactaataaatactaaatcttctagaaagaaaatatattttatttaacttgacttgcaagcaatctcttagaatttgggtcacacaactctaacatattttaaaatatttttagggataaattttaaaattatacataaactttgatttaatgtacaagtatatacatgaattttaatttgatgttattatacacgtgaaactttaattttgatttaattttacacatttaaaaaataaatacatcaatttttatattggataaatataattatttatgtatgcaatatataaacataaaaataatgttgtattaataattgtgttaataatttacaagaattggatcaaatcaaaatgaaagttcatgtatacaattacacaatatataattttaatatttatctttttttttatatattaaacatttttatgCTAAAATATTTGTGAACTCAAAACAATACACTGGAATAAAACATCTGCATatcaatttcaataaaaaacgGTGCATCCTAGATGCGGTTGGGACTAGACTCGCCCATGGGTCAAGGCGGCCCGCCCgggacggcccgcccgaaatatgggagggttcgggtaaaaatataggcccgaaatatgggcttgggcaaaaaacgaggcctgtttaaaaaatgggtcgagctcgggctcaactttttggTCTGAGCCTGCCTGCCCgcccaatataataaatatatatttttattttatttttaattttaaaatactttaaaaatatattttttatttttttattttaaaatatttttttgtatttattaaaaattaggtcgggccgggccagtcctggacaaaattttaggcccatatttcgggccgggccagcCTGGGCCTAATAgtcgggccaaaattttttttccgggccaggcccatggacaggtctagttggGACTACCTTGCGAGATATAGAAATGAACGGTTAAGATCACACTTTACACTCTGCGGGATCTCCCATCAGATTACAAGATCGAACGGCCGAGATCACATTTTACCTCCAGTGGATCCCACATTCACCAGGAAAAAGattgttatataaaattataatttgctGCTTCCATTTTTACTATCTCGCAGCAGAACAAACTTCATTTCTTCGTCaccagaagaagaaaaagaaaaaatcaattccCTTAAAATTTCTAGGAAATTTTGAGAATGGATGATTACACGAGAGAAATGATGGATTTGAAAACCCTAGTTACACGAACCCTTGAGAAGAAAGGGGTTCTAGCTAAGATCCGGGtaagaaaaaaaacttgttattattttggttttgttaatAGAATTTCGTGTTTGGTTCTCGTAATCgtgaaagaataaaataatttgggtTGAAGAATTTGACTTTCTTAAGTTGTAGTTGAGTAAAAAGATCCTCTTTTGGCTGGATCTCGTGTtctgaattattttaattttgtaaaactacgtatttttagtattattcgAATAGGTGAATTGGGTTTTAGATCTTTAGCTATTAATGTAGGACCCGCAAGTTAAGATTTAATAGGTTTTAAGCATCTAGGTGTGTTTTTATTTGGGGGAAAGTTAGAGAAATTGGAAATgcaatttttgttgttttgaagTACTGAGGAGTGAGGAGCAGGGTAGGaaatttgctattatttttgtttagttaTATGCTGGAAACTTTGAATGTGTAGAAGTGTCTTTGCACCTGGGtattcttcatattttattttcatgcgCTTTAATTGAGCAAATTTGCTGATAATTTCTTTGAAATGTATTGGATTTGTGGAAGGTACAAAATGGGATTAGTGCACCATTTAGCTGCTAATGAAAAGGTTAACTTCTTTCGAGTAATTGAAGTGGGAACTGTTTGCTAGATCCGGagtatctactatttatatttaatttggttttggaAGACTTCAAATGAGCTGTTCCGAGTTTTGATTGTTTCTAAAGGAAATAGAAGAGAAAGTTGTCTCCTGAATTTTCAGGGATGTTGAGCCTAGTTATGACACTGTTGAATTCTCTCTTGTATTTCGAAGTGCTGGAAATTTGTTTCCCTGGTCTGTCTGTTTTGGGCTCCTAGACAGGGGATGAAAGAAAAGAGGGCCTGGGCAAGGGGCATATCAAGTGCCGATCTAATGAAGCCATAATTAGTAGTGTTATTATCTTTAAATGATTGCTGCTTGTGAAATTTTGGAATTAAGAAAGCTGTTTTCTCCTTTGAACATTACGTTTCTCGTTTTTCCTctttgttttgtaattttaatttaattggtatttCAGTTTCCAATGAATTATGCACTTGAATTGCTTTTGGTTAACGATTCTTTGTCACCCCTTTTGGTTTTTTGCTAGGCTGAACTTAGGGCAAGTGTCTTTGAAGCAATAGAAGAGGAAGATCGAGTcattgaaaaagaagaaggttTACCTCCTGCATTATTGGGAAGTTGCAATGATCGTGCTAAACGACTTCATGCTTCTCCTTTGGGTCTGTCTATTAAACTTTTAACCCTTATTATTATAATGCTATTTGAAGTTATTTAGTAGCCTGCATGTGATTTGGCTTCTGGCTCTAATGTTCTTCTTACTTGAGTGTCATCGTTGGGTATGCATGTGTGCCTAACATGGGTGTGGCTAGATTTTTCCTCGTTTTTACATGTATTTGAAGGTCATATCCCCATACCCATGTACCGGACATGATTGTTGGATACGGATACTTCTAGAAAACTGAAGAGTCGGAGCAACATAGGCTGGctctccttttattttttaaagaaaaggcTAATATCTAGTTTTCCTTTTGTTCCTTAGGACCAGAATTTTCCCTATGTTCATTTAGATAGTTAATCTTACTTCTTCACGGACTATTATTTGCTGGTATTAATTGACTAACAAGTCCAAGATTGTTTTGGTACCAATTTACATGCACCTTGATATATCAATATGTTGtatactttttatgtttttatttttgcattagTAATCTTTAGAATCTATATCTGGCTTGCTTGTTGCTGGTCCTTGAGTATGGTCTTTAAAAAGTAGTTCATTTCTCAATTGTTAAGTCATGCTCATGTTGCATTTGTTATGTTTTGGATATCTTCTCTACGTCTGCCTTTCCTGTTCTTCTGTATGATAATGTGCACCTTGAACTTCCAAATGCAGGAAGACTTTTAACCGCACTACTATGCGAGTACTTAGACTGGGCGCAACTAAATCACACACTAAAAGTTTATCTGCCAGAATGTAATTTGGTAATCAAGTAATTTTCAGTGTATTACAGTTATGAATATGATCATTGCTTTATGGTTGTTCTTTTCTTTGAAGCTTACTAGTGAAGCAttggatatttgttcttttacGTTGTAGCAAAAAGATTCTTGGAAAGCTGAGTTGGAAGACTTCAGTGGCAAAAGTGGTTATGATCTCAACAGAAACGGGAATAGTGGACCTGTGCTTTTGGATGTTCTTGAAGGCTTCTTGAAGTTTGATGTTAGTTAATCtctattgtatatatttttatctatgttGCTTGGGTGTGAGTGTTGGATAGTAGTATGTGTACGGCTTAGGAATattcattctttttaaaaattttcaatgtatttgGAGTTTTCTATCCCTATATCCATATCCAAAAGTGTATCTGATTAAGGTTTTGCATTTTAATGTTCCTGAAATAATTTTGCATGGAAAACTAATGGCTCACTGTTGCTGATGACGTTTCTAGAACATATCACAAGCTAGGGGAACTGGAAGGAGATCACAAGAAACTGAGCCCTCATCTAGTTTAGAGTCTCGAAACACAAGAAGACCCTCGTCATCAACTGTTTCCGTCGGCTTACCCCCATTAGGGAGGTCCTGGTCTAATTTCACCTCCTGTAGTTATGATTTCTTCATCTTTAttgttttccatttttgttCCAAATGCTGCTAAAAGCTGACTGGTTTTGCATTTTGTTTGTCAGGTCAGCTCCTGTTTCGCATTCATCTGGTAACTGACTACCTTATGTATTGGTCACGAAACACACATCTACGTTATTGctattttttctcatttaataCCTTTGGCAAATTAGACAGGAGAGCAGGATCCTCTGTGTCCAGTTACAGGAAAGATGAGTACAGTTGGAGGTATGATGATGATACCCCAGAAGATGTGATTCGAGCTTCAACTGCCTTGGAAAATCTTCAATTGGACAGAAAGGCCCGGAATCTTACTACTTCTTGGCGGTTTGTTCCTCAACTcttctaaaatgaaattttgctTCCTGGTTTCGATCTTGGTTCACAGAATatgctttttaattaaaatagtccATTTGCAATCACCTCATTCCTTAAACAGTGGCCTGCTATTTTGCATTATTTGTTGCAGTGCATTCATCACATTTCTCTCTCCATGGTAAGGACACTTATCATACTGTAGTTAATAGATTTTATAGCATTCTTGCCTCTATTCGGCACATGTAGTCACTAGAAAAATGAATATGCATTTCATGGAATAACGGATGTATATCTGTGGCACCATTTAAGCTTTTAGATGACACATTGATATGCTGAGGCCCAACATTGTTCTGATATTTGGTATGAAGATGAACTGCAGTATCCTTTACTTGTGTTATACTTAGATCCGGAGCAGTAAGATGAATGCCTTTGTGAAACCTTTTGTTGCAACATGGtgtcttttttctttaagttttgaaattgGTTGT
The sequence above is a segment of the Gossypium raimondii isolate GPD5lz chromosome 4, ASM2569854v1, whole genome shotgun sequence genome. Coding sequences within it:
- the LOC105780453 gene encoding protein TONNEAU 1a isoform X1, whose protein sequence is MDDYTREMMDLKTLVTRTLEKKGVLAKIRAELRASVFEAIEEEDRVIEKEEGLPPALLGSCNDRAKRLHASPLGRLLTALLCEYLDWAQLNHTLKVYLPECNLQKDSWKAELEDFSGKSGYDLNRNGNSGPVLLDVLEGFLKFDNISQARGTGRRSQETEPSSSLESRNTRRPSSSTVSVGLPPLGRSAPVSHSSDRRAGSSVSSYRKDEYSWRYDDDTPEDVIRASTALENLQLDRKARNLTTSWRHASDGISEDDGRADHM
- the LOC105780453 gene encoding protein TONNEAU 1a isoform X2: MGLVHHLAANEKAELRASVFEAIEEEDRVIEKEEGLPPALLGSCNDRAKRLHASPLGRLLTALLCEYLDWAQLNHTLKVYLPECNLQKDSWKAELEDFSGKSGYDLNRNGNSGPVLLDVLEGFLKFDNISQARGTGRRSQETEPSSSLESRNTRRPSSSTVSVGLPPLGRSAPVSHSSDRRAGSSVSSYRKDEYSWRYDDDTPEDVIRASTALENLQLDRKARNLTTSWRHASDGISEDDGRADHM